In Streptomyces rapamycinicus NRRL 5491, the genomic stretch GGCGCCACGGAAACCCTCCGCGTCGAGGTCACCGACACACGGGGCGAGCGGCGACCCGCCCTCCAGCCGGCCCCTCCCCCGGACCGTGAAACCGGGCGCGGCCTGCTGCTGGTGGACGCGCTCGCCGACCGCTGGGGCACCGAGCCGCACCCTCCGGTGGGCAAGACGGTATGGGCGGAGCTGGATTCCCGCACCGGCTGACCGGCGGTCGCGTGGCACGGCGCACCCCTGCCCGGCAGGGGTGCGCTCACTCCTTTCGTTCGGGCGGCCGCCGCGGTTCAGTCCGGCAGACCCCACGGCTTGGACTCGCCGACGGCCGGGACATCGCGCGGGGCCGGGTCCGGGCGGTGGCCCCGGGGGGTGATGAGGGCCGTCTCGTCGCGGGCGAGGGGAATCTCGATGCGGCCGGGGCCGGTGGTGCGGTAGTGGAGGGGGCGGCCCCGGTGGTCGCGGACGTCGATGGGGCCGGGGATGCCGTGGTGCAGGACGAGGGGGGCACCGGCCTCGCTGTGGACGCGGATCCAGCGGGTGCGCCCGGCCGAGTGGTCGGCGTCCACCAGGAAGGCGCCCTGGGTGCGCAGGGACTGGACCGAGAGGTCGGGCCAGCGGCGCGAGACGGAGGGGAAGACCCGCAGGACGCCGTTGTGGCTCTGGACGGCCATCTCGAGGATCGACTGGGCCGCCGTCAGGGGGCTTTCGGTGGCGAGGTTGCCGCCCTCGACGTACATGGTGTTCGGGGTGATCCAGGCGTTCTTGATCAGGTTGCCGTCCGTGAGGAAGGTGAGGAAGTCCAGGGCCTCCTCGGGCCGTTCCATGCGCGAGGCCATGGAGGAGGCGACGGCGTAGCTGTAACCGGCCCACAGGCTACGGTCCTTGACCCAGTGGTCGAAGGTGGTGCGCATGATGTCCCGGTCGGCCGGGCGGTCCCAGTCCAGCTCGTGCAGCGGGTAGAGCCAGAGCATATGGGAGAAGTGGCGGTGGGACTCGGTGAGCGGCTTGTCCGCGCCGATCATGATGCCGGTGGCATCGCGGGGGTAGGCCACCAGGCGGTCCAGGATCTCGCGCCAGCGCCGGGCGCGCGGGTGGTCGGTGCGCAGGATGCGCAGACAGTCCAGGAGGGTGGCGCAGCCCCAGCGGAGCAGGGAGAGGTCGTAGGTGCAGTCCTCGGCGTCCGCCCACTCCGGTGAGCGGGTCAGCGGCAGATGCAGCTTCCCGTCGCCGCCCTCGTGGAGGAAGTGGTCGTAGAAGTTCACCGCCTTGGCGAGGATCGGGTAGAGGACGTCGCGCACGATCGCTACGTCCATGGTGTGGCGGTAGCTGAGCCAGACGTTGTGCATGGCCCAGATGAGGTTGCCGTTGTTGTCGGTCTTGGTGGAGGTGCCGGGGATGCCGACGGTCTTGGCGCCGGGACGCAGCAGCCAGTCGGAGGGATGGGCGAGGGCGTAGGTGTCCCCGTCCTGGTACTCCGGTGGCACGGACAGCGGCAGGTTCTCCTCGAAGTCCCGGAAGGTGGAGGTGACGGAGTCGAGTTCAAGGTGGTTGGAGCCCTGGACCAGCCAGGTGGCGATCTGGACGTTGAGGTTCCACCAGACCGCGGTCCAGCTCCCTCCGGTCTCCGGGTACCACGGCCCCCATTCGGACATCGAGGGCCCGTCGGCGCGGGTGGCGCAGGCGACCTTGTAGAGCTGGATCCAGTAGAAGCTCTGCAGGCGCTTGTCGGGTACGGAGACCAGGCTGTGCTGGTAGAAGCGGTGCCACCAGGCGCGGTGCGAGCGCACCAGGTCGTCGGGGTCGGTGGCCAGGGTCCGGGCCACTTCAGCGACGGCCAGTCGGGTGGTGTGCGACAGGTCCCCGGGGTGGCGGTAGACGATATGGGCGGCCAGCAGCCTGCCGGTGCCCACCCGCCGTTCCCGCCAGGCGGTGGTCCAGCCGCCGCCCGCGATCAGCGGCTGCTCCACATACTGGGTGTCGCCCGCGGAGCCGGTGCGGGGGTCGGGGTTGCCGGTGTAGTCGGCGGGCTTGTCCTTGGTCCGGGGCGAGGCCGCGGGCATCCATGTGAACGACCAGGCCGCGCTCTCCTCTCCCGCGCTGGGCCGGGTGGAGATCAGCAGCGCGGTACGGGCGTTGTGCACCAGCATCGAGAAGCGGACGCTGCCCCGGGTGGTGGTGACGGTGCCGCGCAGCTCGGCGTCCCACAGGTCGAGGGTCCAGTCGACCCCGGTCACCTCTCCGGCGAGGGTGAGGCCGAAGTGGCCGATGGGCAGGCGGGAGTAGCCGTACGGGGCGCGCCACTGGGGGCGCTGGTCCTGCACCTGACTGTGGCTGAGCATGACTTTCACGGAGTTGGGCGTGGCGCCCCGGTACACCACCGCGCCGAGCAGGCCGTTGGCCAGGAAGGGGCCGTCCTTCCAGTCGCCGGGCATCCGCCGCCACCGCGGGGCGGCGGCCCTGGCCATCCGCTCGGGCAGGGCCGCCGCTCCGCCGGACGCCTGGGGCGCGGCCCAGGCGGTGCCGGATCCGGCCAGCCAGCCTCCGGCGCCGACCGCGGCCGCGGTGCCGATCACACCTCTTCGAGAGATCCCGTTCCCTGTTGGCGCGGTCACGTATGTGCCTCCCATATCCGGTGGTGAACTACCGGCATGGTGCAGGGCACATGGCCACCTGGGAATACCTCCGACGTATGGAAATTCATACCGTCACATATCCGCAGGTGAGTGGGCTCAGCTCCCCACACTGAGCCGTCGAGCGCCAGAGTGAGCCGATGTCTCACCTTCGGCGGCCACGGTCGCGGTCATAGCTCGGCGAGTTCCGCGCGCAGCCGTACCGTCTCCGCCGGGTCCCAGCCGTCGTGCGGCACCGACGACAGCAGCAGCCGGGTGTACGGGTCCTCCGGGGTGTCCAGCACCCGGGCCGTCGGACCCGTCTCGACCGCGCGGCCGCGCCGCATCACCAGCGTGTCGTCCGTGATGTGCCGTACGACGGCCAGGTCATGGCTGACGAAGACCAGGGCCACACCGGTCTCCCGGCGGATGTCGGCGAGCAGCCGGAGGATCTGCGCCTGGATGGACACGTCCAGCGCCGCCACCGCCTCGTCCAGCACCAGCACCTCCGGTTCCACGGCGAGCGCACGGGCGATGGCCAGCCGCTGGCGCTGCCCGCCCGACAGACCGCGCGGACGGGCGTCGCCCTCCCGCTTGCCGAGGCCCACCTGGTCCAGCAGCTCCTCGATCCGGCCGGCGGCGGCCTGCCCCTCGTACCGGCCGTGCAGCCGCAGGGCGGTGTGCAGGCACTGACGCGCGGTCAGCCGCGGGTCGAGCGATACGTACGGGTCCTGGAAGACGATCTGGATCTCGCGGGCGCGGCCCAGCCGCGCGGCCCGGCGCGCGCCAGGGCCGAGCAGCCGTCCGCCGCCCCGCCGTCCCGGTGTGCGTGCCCGCCCGTTCACCGTGATGGTCCCCGCGTCCGGGCGTACCAGGTCCACCAGGATCCGGGCCACCGTGGTCTTGCCGGAGCCGGACTCCCCGACGATGCCGAGCGAGCCACCGGCCGGGACGGAGAACGAGACGTCGTCCACGGCCGTGGTCCGGCCGCCGCCCGGGAGCGCGTAGGTCTTGCGCAGCCCCTCCACGACGAGTGCGGGCTCGGTCATGCGCTGCTCCTCGATACGAGTTCCAGTCGGCGGCAGGCCGCGGAGCCGTACCTCTCCGATCCGTCGCCGCCGCCGTCGCCGCCGAACGGGACGGCCACCGGCGCCCAGGTCTCGCACTCCGCCTCGGCCCGTGCGCAGCGCGGGAGGAAGGGGCAGCCGGTGAGGGCGTCGGACAGGGACGGCGGACGGCCGGGGATGGGCCGCGGTTCGCGGTCGTCCCCCAGGCTGGGCGAGCATTCCAGCAGACCGCGGGTGTAGGGGTGTTTCGGGTCGGCGAACAGCCCGTGGGCGGGCTGCTGCTCCACCACGCGGCCCGCGTACATCACATACACGCGGTCGCAGTAGGCGGCCGCGAGCGGCAGGTCGTGGGTGATGAAGAGCGTCCCGAGGCCGCTTCCGGCCCGCCGCCGCTCCTCCTGGACGGACCGCAGCAGGGCCAGCACCTCCGCCTGGGTGGTCGCGTCCAGCGCGCTCGTCGCCTCGTCGGCGAGGAGCAGGTCGGGGTCGGTGGCCAGGGCGGCGGCGATCACGACCCGCTGCAGCATTCCGCCGGACAGCTCGTGCGGGCGCTGCCGCATCCGGCGCTCGGGTTCGGACAGCCCCACCGAGGCCAGCAGCTCCGTCGCCTTCACCACCGCGTCGCGCCGGGACAGGCCCAGGACCCGGGTGAGCGGATCGGTGAGGAAGTCGCCGATCCGGCGGACCGGGTTCATCGCCGAGCGCGGGTCCTGGAAGATCATGGAGACGGTACGGGACCGGTGCCGGCGCAGCCGGGCCGGGTCCATGGCGAGCACGTCCTCGCCGTCCACCCGTACCGAGCCGGAGGCCCGCGCCCCCTCGGGGAGCATCCGCAGCACCGCCCGGGCCGTCGTGGACTTGCCCGAGCCGGACTCGCCCACCAGGCCGACCACTTCACCCCGGCCGACCCTCAGCGACACCTCGGCGAGCATCGGCCGGGCGGCGGCGCCGGCCGGCAGTTCGATGGTGAGATCCTCGATGTCCAGCAGCATCGCCGGCTACCTCCCCTTGCCCAGCCGGTCCGAGACCCGGACCCCGACGATGTTGAAGGCCACCACGACGGCGGCGATGGCCGTGCCCGGTACGAGGGCCGGCAGCAACGCCCCCTGCACCACGGCGTCCTGCCCCTCCTGCACCATCAGCCCCCAGTCGATCGAGGGCGATCCGGCGCCGAAGCCCAGATAGCTGAGGGTGGCCAGGCTCATCAGCCCCTCGCCGAAGAGCACCACGAGATAGCCGACGATCGCCCCGGCCAGATTGGGCACCAGATGGCGCACGCAGATCCGGGTCCCGCTCATGCCCTGCACCCGGTAGGCGTCGACATACGGCTTGGACCGCTCGGCGAGGGCGAGGCTGCGGGTGTACCGCGCGATGGTGGGCGCGTACGCGAGCCCCAGCGCGATGATCGACGTGGTGAGGCCGTCGCCGAAGACCGCGATCACCAGGACCACGAACAGCAGGCCGGGGAAGGCGTACATCACATCGGTCACCCGCGAGAGCAGGGTGTCCACCCAGCCGCCGCGCCACGCCGCGACCGTGCCCATCGTGACGCCGAGCAGCGCGGCCAGCGCGAGCAGCACCAGGGGTGCCAGCAGGCTCGACCGGGCGCCGTACAGCAGCCGGGAGAGCAGATCCTGCCCCGAGGCGTCGGTGCCCAGCGGATGCTGGGAGGTGGTCCCCGCGAGCGAGGCGGACAGGTCGACCGCGTCGGGCGCGTGCGGGGCGATCAGAGGTGCGCACACCGCCGCCACCACGACCAGGACGAGGAAGCCGCCCGCGATCATCACCGGTACCGGGCGCCGGGCCCGGACCCGCACCGGGATCAGTGCCCCGGCCGTCACCGTCGTCATGCGGTCTTTCCTTCCGGCTTGCTTCGCGGCTTCCCGCCCGGCGCGACCCGGGGGTCGATCAGCGGATGGACCAGGTCGACCAGCGTCGTCACCACGACATAGCCGATGACCATCAGCAGCAGCACCGCCTGGGTGACCGGGAAGTCGTGCGTGGTGATCGCGCTCACCAGCAGGGAGCCGATCCCGCTGAGCCCGAAGGCGGTCTCGACCACCACCGTCCCGGCGAGCATGCCCGCCATGACGAGCCCGCACATGGTGACGATCGGGCCGAGCGCGTTGCGCAGCACATGCTGGACGACGATCTGGCGCTCCGACTGCCCGGAGGCGCGGGCCGCCTCCACATGGTCGGAGGCGTACGCCTCGGCCATGGCCTGCCGGGTGACCCGGCTGATCACGGCGAGGGCGCTGAGGGCGAGGGCGAACGCGGGGAGCGTCAGGTGGTGCAGCCGCCCGGTGAGCCCCTCGCCCTGGCCCGTCACCGGGAACCAGCCGAGACGCACCCCGAACAGCGAGACCAGCGCGATGGCCGCCACGAAGGCGGGCACCGAGGCGGCGAGCGTGGTCCCGCCGACCACCGCCGAGTCCACCCAGCCGCGGCGCAGCGCCGCCAGCACTCCGGAGCCGACGCCCAGCACCACGAAGAACACCGTGGCGTAGGCGACGAGCTCCAGGGTGGTCGGCAGCCGCGTCCCGATCAGGTCGGCCACATGGTCGCGGTACTGGAACGACCGGCCCAGGTCTCCCTGGAGGCCGTCCCACAGCCACCGGCCGTACTGGACGACGAGCGGCTCGTCCAGGTGGTGCTCCGCGCGGACCGCCGCGAGCTTCTCCGGGGTGAGCTCCTGTCGGCTGCCGGAGAGGAGGACGGCGGGGTCCCCGGGGGCCGCGTAGACGGCGGCGAAGATGACGAACGAGGCGGCGAGCAGCGTGGTGAACAGGCCGGCGATCCGCCGCGGCAGTCCGCGGATCATGGCGTCAGCCCTTCTTCGTGCCGAGGTCGGCGGCCCACGGGTAGTACATCGACACCATGGACGCCGGCGGGCCGGTGTACTTGTCGCCGAGCACCATCACCGACGGCACCTGCACCAGCGGGATCCACACCGCGTCATCGGCGAACTTGGTCTGCGCGTCGATGACCAGCTTCGCGCGCTCGCGGTCGTCGATGGTCTGCTGGGCCTTGCCGACGAGGGCGTCATAGCCCTTGTCCGAGTAGCCGAGCCAGTTGTTGGCGTTGCCGGATATGCCGTTGTCGTAGAAGCCCGCCGGATCGGCCTTGGAGATGTACCAGTCGACCGGGATCAGGTCGAAGCCGTTCCGGGACCCCGGGTCGGAGAAGAACTCGTCGTAACGGCTCGACGCGATCGTCTTGACGGTGACCTTCAGCCCGATCTTCTGGGCCGCGCCGCGCACCGCGTTGGTGATGACCGTCTGGCTCTCGCTGCCGTCGCTGGAGACGACGATCGGCTTCGAGGGCGCCCCGGCCCGCTCGACCAGCTTCTTCGCCCGGTCGATGTCGTCCGCCGAGGGCGAGACGGTGTAGGCGGTGGAGCGCTCGAGGTCCTTCTGCGCCTTCTGGAACGCGGCCTTCTCGTAGCCCCACGCCCCGGGGCCCACCGGGGTCGCCCAGGGTTCGGCGAGGCCGTTGAAGCCGGACTTGGCGATGCCCTCGCGGTCCATGGCCAGCGACAGCGCCCTGCGCAGCCGCGCGTCCCCCAGCGCGCCGCCCTTGGTGGGGCTGAGCGACCAGGCGGTGGTGGACTGCCCGTAGTAGGCGCGCACGCCCTTCTTCTTGGACAGTACGGCGGCGGGGCCGGTGGCGGTCAGATAGGCGCCGTCCGCGGCGCCCGTGGAGATGGAGTTGACCAGGGCGCTGCCGGAAGCCCAGCGGAAGACGACCTCCTTCGTCAGCGGGCGGACGCTCTTGTCCCAGTAGTCCGCGGAGCGCTCGATGGTGAGGGAGGAGCCGGAGTTCCAGCTCTTCAGCCGGTACGGTCCGGTGCAGGCGTCGGGGTGGCCGGGGGTGCCGAAGTCGTCGCCCTGCTTCTCCACCGCCTTGCGCTCCATGATGATCCCGGCGTCACCGGCGAGGGCCTTGGTGAACAGGGCGCTCGGCTTCTTGAAGGTGACGGTGACCTGGTTCGCGCCCGTCTTGGCGATCGTGTCGACGTCCTCGTACTCGTCCGACTCGTTCATCTCCGGCCGGGCGTGCCGCTTGAGGCTCCACACCACGTCGTCGGCGGTCATCCGGGCGCCGTCGTGGAAGGTGACGTCGTCGCGGAGGGTGAGGACGAGCTTCTTGTCGCCGGTGTACTCGGCCTTCTCCGCCAGCCGCGGCGCGGTGGTCATATCGGGCTTGAGCAGGAGCAGCCGCTCGCAGATGTTGGCCAGCACGGTACGGGTGCTGCTGCCGCCCTGGGCGTCCATGTCCAGGGTGGCGGGCTCCTGCTCCACGAGCCAGTTCACCGTGGTGGCCGCGCCGGATGCCTTGGGGGTGGTGTCGGTGAGCTTGAGCTTCGCGGGGTCGACGGACGCGCCGCCGGACCCGGAGGTCGCCCCGGAGCACCCTGCGGTGAACAGCAGGGCACTCACGAGGCCGACTGCGGTGGTACAGAGCTTGGTTCTCATGGCAGGCTCTCTGGTCGTTCGTGCGGACGTGAGGGAGGCGTCAGTTGGGGGCGTGCGGACCGTCGTAGAGGTTCCAGGGCAGCTGCTGGTACTCGTGGTCGCAGGGGGTTCCGGGGGTCACGTGGTAGTCACCGGTGGTCAGGTCCACGCAGGAGGACAGCAGCGTCGTCCACCACTTGACCTCGGGCTGCCGGAGGTCGGGGTGGGTGCACAGGCCCTCGGGGTGGCCGAGGTGGTCCGACATGGCCTGGTGGATCAGCTTGCGGGACTCGTCCGGCGCCCCGGCCTCGCGCAGCAGGCGCAGCCCGGCCTCGGCCCGGGGCACCCGGATCAGGGAGTCGGAGGACTCGGGGCGGTAGCGGGCCGCGAGCTGGACGGGGACGGTGGTCTGGTAGTGGTTGCCGTGGACGAGCAGCCCCCGCGTCGGATACATCCAGCCGTGTGCGCCCGGAGTGGTCTCCAGGTCGAGGGCGAAGCCCTCACGGCAGGTCAGCAGGGCGTTGCTGGCGATGTGGCCGCGGGTGCGGCACAGTACGTCGACCGCGTCGCTGATCGACACGCTGTCCAGGACCCGGCGGCGGATCACGGTCTGGGGCAGCCCCACGGCGTCGTCGAACCGGCCGCCGAGGCCGTTGGCGTTGAGGGCGATGCCCGCGGAGTTGGCGCCCTGGCGGCCGATCTGCCCGGCCTCCACCTGCATGATCACGGTGGGGTGCGGGGGCTGGACGATCCGGAGCATCAGGACGGTGTCCGCGACGCCCGCCCGCCAGTCCCAGTTCTGGCCGCAGTAGACGTGGCCGTCGCCGCTCGCCTCGCCCAGTACGGCGAAGGACGTACAGCCGTCGGTCACCTCACGGTCGTCCGTGACGTCCGCGACGGCGTCCGCGCGGGCCCGCATCCGGGCGAAGGTCTGGTCGTAGATGATCTCGCCGCGGGCGTTCAGCGCGAGCACGTCCAGGAGCCCGACGCCCGCCCCCTCGGCGATCCCGCCCATCTCCTCGACGAGTTCGGGGGCGTAGGCGCGGACCGGCTCCAGCCAGCGCTCGGCGCGCGCGGTGACCTGGTCCCAGGTGAGCCCCGAGGACTCGCCGAACGCCTCCTCGTAGTAGGCGAGCGCCCTGCCGATGCTGTCGCGCGCCGCCTCGCCGTACTGGCGGCCGCGCTCGGCCGGCGGGCCGGAGATCTCGACGGTGGGGATGGTGGCGGCTGTCATGGCACTCCTGTGTTCTGAGGCCCGGGCCCACGAGGGGCTGTAATGTGTGTTTCAGAAATTGACGTGCTTGGAACGATGAGCCCAGATAGTAATGTCCACCACAGGGAAGTCAATAGCTGTAATGAGCGAACCGAAAAGCGTTACCGGGACGACACGGCTGGCCGCCGCGGTCCGGGACATGTGGGGCGAGCTGTCCGCTTCCGAGCGGGTGGTGGCCCAGTACCTGGTCGGCGCCCCGCCGGAGAATCTGCTGTTCGCGAGCGCACAGGAGCTGGGCGCGGCCAGTGGCACGAGCAACGCCACCGTCGTCCGCGCCCTGCAGCGCCTCGGCTACGCCGGGCTGCCCGCGCTCAAGAGGGAGCTGGCCGCCGGTTTCACCTCCGCGACCGCCCCCGAGGAGCGGCTCAAGCAGCGCATCGCCCGCGTCGGCCACGACCTGGACGAGATCAAGGACCGGGTCTTCGACGAGGCCGCGGAGCGTCTCGAGCAGTGCCGCCGCCTACTGGAGACGGATGTGCTGAAGCAAGCGGTGCAAACGCTGGCGGACGCGCGTGAGGTGGTCGCCTACGGCGTGGGCGCCTCCGAGCTGGCCGCCCGGCATGTGGTGCTGAAACTGCGCCGGGCCGGCCGCCGGGCGCGCTTCGTCGGCGCCACCGGCTTCACCATGGCCGACGAACTGCTGAGCCTCGGCCGCGGGGACGCGGTGGTGATCCTCCACCCCGGCCGCCGGCTGCGGGAGTTCACCGTGCTCACGGATCGGGCGCGGGCGGTCGGCGCGAGCGTGGTGCTGGTCACGGACGTCCCCACGGGACCGCTGGCCACCCACGCCGATGTGGTGATCAGCGCCCCGCACACGCCCACCGGCATCACCGCGGAATCCCTGGCGGGGATCGTCGTCATGGACGCGCTCGTACTGGCCCTCGCCTCCCTGGACGAGCCACGGGCGGTCGAAGCGTCCCACCAACTGACGGTGTTGAGGGGGCAGTTGATCGACCGGTCGGAGCCGCGGCAGCGCAAGAGCTGAGCGGGCGCGCGGGGCATCTCACTGAGCGGGCGGGCCCGCCGGGGAGAGCAGGGTGCCGAGCGGGCCGAGGTCGAGGTTGAGGTCCTCCAGCCGCAGGTCGTGACTGGCGCACATCTCCTCCATGCGCTGCTGGAGGATCATCAGCGTCATACCGACGCGCTCCTCCTGCTCCTCCGTCAGGTCGCCCTTGTCGACGCGGTGAAGCGCCTGGCGCTCCATCAGCTGCCGCAGCAGCTCGACCACGGTCAGCACCAGCTTGGCCAGATCGCGCTCGACCGTGTCCGCGTCGGTGCGCAGCCGCTGGGCGGCGGCGCCGGAGGGGGCTGACATACGGGGGTCTCCTTTCGTCGGGACCTTTCGCCAGAGCCTTGCGTCAGAGCAGCAGCGGGGCGGGGTGTTCGGCGTCGACCGGAGCGATGACCGCGCGCAGATCGATCCGTACGAGATCGACGTCCGCGATGGACAGGACGAGGTCCCCGGCGAGCACGACCCCGCCCTGGAGCAGCCGGTCCAGCAGGTCGATCAGGGCGACCTCGCGGCCCGCGAGCGCCCGTGCGTCCTCCTCGTCCAGCGCGCCGCTCATACGGCCTCGTCCAGCGCGCCGCTCATACGGGCTCCGGCCGGGCGGTCGGCTCGGGCGGAAGCGCGAAGGAGTACGGCGCCCAGGGGCCGGTCACCTCGACGCGTACCCCGGGCTGCCCCTCGGCGGCGGCCAGGACGCGGGCGCGGAACTCCTCGGCGCGGTCGGCGGGCACCAGATACGCGTCGTTGGCGATGTTCTCGCCACCAGGCTTCCCGCCACCGGCCGTCTCGCCACCGGACTTCCCGCCCCTCGCCGTCTCGCCACCTGCCATCTGGGCGAGTTCGCCGCGCTGTGGCCGATGGGCGACCCTGCCCACCGCCAGGCCCCCGGCCTCCTCGGCGATGCGCACGGCCGTCCGCGCCGCCGTCTGCCAGGCCTCCTCGGCGCCGCGCCGACGCCGGCGGCGGGCGGCGAGATAGGCACGGCCCGGGCTGAGGGCCTCCTCCCCGCCCGTGGCCCCGGCGGCCACCGCCGCGTCACTCGCCAGGGAGTCGGTGGGATCGGTGTAGACCTTGACGCCCCATTCGACATGTCCGGCGAGCCGTTCCAGCAGCGGCAGGAACTGGTCACGGCGCTCCTGGAGGATCTGCCGCACCCGGTCCTCGTCCCGGTAGACGGTGGCCAGCCGCAGCGGCAGTACGGCGCCGAGCGGGGCCAGCCCCGCCACCACCCCGTGGTGGCCGCGGGCCAGCGCCTCCAGCCGGGGCAGCTCCTCCAGGCCCGCCTTCAGCGCGCCCTCCTCGAACTCCTCGGCCGGGACCGGGCCCACGGCCGCGGCCAGGTCCCCGGTCTCCACGAGCCCCACCTGCTCGTCCGCCACCCCGCGCAGTACGGCCACCGCCCGGGCGGCCTCCGGGGTGGGGCGCAGCACCGCGTAGGCGTACACCTTGTGCTGTCGCCGTGCGCTCTCGGTCAACCGTCCACGCTCCTGTCCTCGGCCCGTACCCGCAGCGCCGCGATCTCGGCGCGCAGCCGGGCGTTCTCCTCGGTGAGGGACCGCTCCGCGTCGTCGTCCGGTACGGCCCGGGTGCGGGCGCGCGAGGACAGCGACGGATCGTGCTCCCACCAGTCGATGCCCATCTCCTTCGCCTTGTCGACGGAGGCCACGAGCAGCCGGAGCTTGATGGTGAGCAGCTCGATGTCCAGCAGGTTGATGCGGATGTCCCCCGCGATCACCACGCCCTTGTCCAGCACCCGCTCCAGGATGTCGGCGAGCGACGGGGCGGCCTCGGCGCCCTGGCCGTACGGGGTGGCGGGCAGGCGTGGCGGGCCCAGCCCGCCCGCCACCGGTTCTGTCGTCGTCACGGGGCTCGTCTCCGCTCGTCCGGCCGTTCCCGGCGTTCCAGCTCCGCCAGCCGGTCGAGCAACTCGTCCTCGCGGCGGTCGTACGCGTCCTCGTCGATCCGCCCGGCCAGCAGGTCCTGCTCCAGTTCGGCGAGGGCGCGCCGGACCGGCGCCGGGTCGTAGTACTCGCGCTCGGCGGCCGCGGCCATTTGCTCGGCGGCCCAGACGGTGGCGCGCACCGGGGCCAGCGGAAACGTGAGCAGCCCGGTCAGCAGTCCCATCGCGCCCCCGCCCTCAGGCCACGAAGCTGTACGGCGGCAAGGGGCCGCGCAGCCGGAAGTCGTAGCCCTCTCCATAGCCCTGCGCGAGCTGCCGCGCGGCCCGGGAGAACTCCTCGGCGCGCCCCCGCTCCACCAGGAACGAGGCGTTGAGGAAGTCCTCCCCGGCCGGGGACGCCACCACCTTGCCGCGGGCCATCTCCGCCAGCCGCCCGACGACCTGGTCGGCCAACAGCCCCCGTCGCACGTCCAGTTGGCGTGCGACCAGTTCGCCGAGGGCCACCCGGTCCGCGTAGGTGCCACCGCCGTCGCGGGTGCGCTCATTGAGCCGCCGGGCGTCGTCGGACTCGGTGAGCACCTCCCGCAGCAGATCGTCCTGCGAACGGGCCGCCTTCAGGTTGAACTCCGCGGTGGCGTGCAACTCCTCGAGCCTGCCGACGTATTCGGTACGCCTGCCGTCCAGCGCCGCCACCACCGCGGCGTCGTCGGGCGCCAGCATGCCGAACCGCATCGGCAGCACCGCGC encodes the following:
- a CDS encoding C45 family autoproteolytic acyltransferase/hydolase, whose translation is MTAATIPTVEISGPPAERGRQYGEAARDSIGRALAYYEEAFGESSGLTWDQVTARAERWLEPVRAYAPELVEEMGGIAEGAGVGLLDVLALNARGEIIYDQTFARMRARADAVADVTDDREVTDGCTSFAVLGEASGDGHVYCGQNWDWRAGVADTVLMLRIVQPPHPTVIMQVEAGQIGRQGANSAGIALNANGLGGRFDDAVGLPQTVIRRRVLDSVSISDAVDVLCRTRGHIASNALLTCREGFALDLETTPGAHGWMYPTRGLLVHGNHYQTTVPVQLAARYRPESSDSLIRVPRAEAGLRLLREAGAPDESRKLIHQAMSDHLGHPEGLCTHPDLRQPEVKWWTTLLSSCVDLTTGDYHVTPGTPCDHEYQQLPWNLYDGPHAPN
- a CDS encoding MurR/RpiR family transcriptional regulator, with the translated sequence MSEPKSVTGTTRLAAAVRDMWGELSASERVVAQYLVGAPPENLLFASAQELGAASGTSNATVVRALQRLGYAGLPALKRELAAGFTSATAPEERLKQRIARVGHDLDEIKDRVFDEAAERLEQCRRLLETDVLKQAVQTLADAREVVAYGVGASELAARHVVLKLRRAGRRARFVGATGFTMADELLSLGRGDAVVILHPGRRLREFTVLTDRARAVGASVVLVTDVPTGPLATHADVVISAPHTPTGITAESLAGIVVMDALVLALASLDEPRAVEASHQLTVLRGQLIDRSEPRQRKS
- a CDS encoding gas vesicle protein K, which produces MCARSSLRSTPNTPPRCCSDARLWRKVPTKGDPRMSAPSGAAAQRLRTDADTVERDLAKLVLTVVELLRQLMERQALHRVDKGDLTEEQEERVGMTLMILQQRMEEMCASHDLRLEDLNLDLGPLGTLLSPAGPPAQ
- a CDS encoding gas vesicle protein yields the protein MSGALDEEDARALAGREVALIDLLDRLLQGGVVLAGDLVLSIADVDLVRIDLRAVIAPVDAEHPAPLLL
- a CDS encoding GvpL/GvpF family gas vesicle protein translates to MTESARRQHKVYAYAVLRPTPEAARAVAVLRGVADEQVGLVETGDLAAAVGPVPAEEFEEGALKAGLEELPRLEALARGHHGVVAGLAPLGAVLPLRLATVYRDEDRVRQILQERRDQFLPLLERLAGHVEWGVKVYTDPTDSLASDAAVAAGATGGEEALSPGRAYLAARRRRRRGAEEAWQTAARTAVRIAEEAGGLAVGRVAHRPQRGELAQMAGGETARGGKSGGETAGGGKPGGENIANDAYLVPADRAEEFRARVLAAAEGQPGVRVEVTGPWAPYSFALPPEPTARPEPV
- a CDS encoding gas vesicle protein, translated to MTTTEPVAGGLGPPRLPATPYGQGAEAAPSLADILERVLDKGVVIAGDIRINLLDIELLTIKLRLLVASVDKAKEMGIDWWEHDPSLSSRARTRAVPDDDAERSLTEENARLRAEIAALRVRAEDRSVDG
- a CDS encoding gas vesicle protein GvpG, with protein sequence MGLLTGLLTFPLAPVRATVWAAEQMAAAAEREYYDPAPVRRALAELEQDLLAGRIDEDAYDRREDELLDRLAELERRERPDERRRAP
- a CDS encoding GvpL/GvpF family gas vesicle protein, producing MSNTSPAPAPGPSPAPAPSLYIYAITGSDHPLRLEGLRAVGGVSGALRAVTGGPLACVVSPAPPELRPKRRDLAAHQEVQERLMADGAVLPMRFGMLAPDDAAVVAALDGRRTEYVGRLEELHATAEFNLKAARSQDDLLREVLTESDDARRLNERTRDGGGTYADRVALGELVARQLDVRRGLLADQVVGRLAEMARGKVVASPAGEDFLNASFLVERGRAEEFSRAARQLAQGYGEGYDFRLRGPLPPYSFVA